The genomic window ATCGCGCCGTCGAGGCGGATCGTCTCGCCGTTGAGCATCGCGTTCTCGACGATCTGCGCGGCGAGGGCGCCGTACTCGGCGGGCCGTCCCAAGCGGGGCGGGAAGGGGACCTGCTTGCCGAGCGAGACGCGCGCGGGCTCGGGCAACCCGGCGAGCAGCGGCGTGTCGAAGAGCCCGGGCGCGATCGTGCACACGCGGATGCCGAGCTCCGCGAGGTCGCGAGCGACCGGCAGCGTCATGCCCACGATCCCGCCCTTGGACGCGGAGTAGGCGGCCTGCCCGATCTGGCCGTCGAAGGCCGCCACCGACGCGGTATTGATGATCACGCCGCGCTCCCCCTCGTCGTTGGGGGTGTTCTTCGCCATGTGGCCCGCGGCGAGGCGGATGCAGTTGAACGTCCCGATGAGATTCACCTGGATCACCTTCGTGAAGGCGGCGAGGTCGGCCGCCCCGCGCTTGCCGTAGGTCTTCTCGGCGCTGCCGATGCCGGCGCAGTTCACGAGCACGTGCAGGACGCCGAACCGGGCGAGGGCGGCGTCCAGGGCGCCCGCCACGTCGTCGCCGCTCGTCACGTCGGCAGGCACGAAGTGGGCATGATCGCCGAGCTGCTTGGCCACGTCGGCGCCCGCCGAGCGGGGCAGGTCCAGGAGGGCGACGCGCGCGCCGCCCGCGAGCAGTCGCTCGGCGGTGGCGCGGCCGAGCCCGGAGGCGCCGCCGGTGATCACTGCGGTGCAGGCCGAGATCTTCATGGGAGTCCTCCCGGGAGGAGCTGTGTCCGCTGGCGGCGTAGTATAACAGCGTACATGCCCGCGTCGCCCCGTGCCCCTCGCTGGATCGTCGCGCCGCCCGACATGGCCCGTCTCGCCGCCGATCTGGGAAGCGCACGCGCGGTGGCCATCGACACGGAGGCGGACAGCCTCCACCACTACCCGGGGAAGCTCTGCCTGGTGCAGGTCGCCACCGACGCGGGGGGCGCTCACCTCGTGGACCCGCTCGCGCTGCCCGACCTCTCGGCGCTGGGCCCCGCGCTCGCCGATCCCGGCATCGTCAAGATCTTCCACGCCGCCGACAACGACCTCGCGTATCTCAAGCGCCAGCAGAGCTTCACGGTGACCTCGATCTTCGACACGTCCATTGCCGCGCGGTTCCTCGGGCTCACTTCCCTGGGACTGGACGTGCTGATCAAGACCTACCTCGACGTGGACCCGGGCAAGTCCCGCCAGAAGGACGACTGGTCGCGGCGGCCGCTGACCGCCGAGCAGGAGACGTACGCGCTCAACGACGTCGTGCACCTGATGCCGCTCCGCGACCGGCTCACCGCGGAGCTCGCCGCCAAGGGCCGCCTCGCCTGGCTCGAGGAGGAGTGCGCGGCCCTGGCCGCCCAGAGCGTGCCGGCGCGGGTGATCGATCCCGATGCCTATCTCGCGCTCAAGGGCACGAAGGACCTCGACCGGCGCGGCCTCGCCGTGCTCCGTGAGCTCTACCGCGAGCGCGAGCGCCTGGCCCTCGAGCTG from Candidatus Methylomirabilota bacterium includes these protein-coding regions:
- a CDS encoding 3-hydroxyacyl-CoA dehydrogenase — translated: MKISACTAVITGGASGLGRATAERLLAGGARVALLDLPRSAGADVAKQLGDHAHFVPADVTSGDDVAGALDAALARFGVLHVLVNCAGIGSAEKTYGKRGAADLAAFTKVIQVNLIGTFNCIRLAAGHMAKNTPNDEGERGVIINTASVAAFDGQIGQAAYSASKGGIVGMTLPVARDLAELGIRVCTIAPGLFDTPLLAGLPEPARVSLGKQVPFPPRLGRPAEYGALAAQIVENAMLNGETIRLDGAIRMQPR
- a CDS encoding HRDC domain-containing protein, with the translated sequence MPASPRAPRWIVAPPDMARLAADLGSARAVAIDTEADSLHHYPGKLCLVQVATDAGGAHLVDPLALPDLSALGPALADPGIVKIFHAADNDLAYLKRQQSFTVTSIFDTSIAARFLGLTSLGLDVLIKTYLDVDPGKSRQKDDWSRRPLTAEQETYALNDVVHLMPLRDRLTAELAAKGRLAWLEEECAALAAQSVPARVIDPDAYLALKGTKDLDRRGLAVLRELYRERERLALELDRPPFMILGHDTLVLLAARRPTDVAGLLEVPGCTPKFERRFGATVLAAIARGLAAPEGELPVRTPKPRPSVPGPVRRRIEALRVWRTKGAAALGLDPGFFFPQRLIDRLAATPPADLDALARADGVHRWRAEVAGAEILQVLRTA